A stretch of Spirosoma oryzicola DNA encodes these proteins:
- a CDS encoding glycoside hydrolase family 9 protein, which translates to MSGQVLRKSILALFFQLSFLLQAQSIKVLTNQVGYEGSKAKRAIVIADQQLSIPDFQLVNTETGKVAYSGKTAFSGPVNTWKNWRFWTIDFSPYTTEGKYRVQVTASGKPISSYPFVIGKNVLEQQTLSDVIYYFKGQRSSGLLDKADHHLTLAGRPADTLDVHGGWYDATGDYGKHLSHLTFSSYFNPQQISLTAWSLFKTHEHLLKRPGTDFRQYLRRLLDEAMYGADYLVRVQAKDGSFYRSVKAPGPGKLAKDRVIQAEDKAYRIKQTKDQTLTSAADETNWRSYQVSYRSGGGVAIAALAMASTYANDRVGDYSPTAYLKAAESAFAFLEKNNVAMTNDGKENIVDDYCALSAATELYKATKKDVYKQAADKRAQQLVNRLATWKNYRDYWRADDQDRPFFHPSDAGLPLVSLLYYYPLASTEKQKDIKETVRRSMTYEMAVTNEVNNPFGYSRQLVQDTLGSRRTTFFFPHGSEASPWWQGENARLGSMATAARLAATLFTDDKPMRDRLDRFALDQLNWILGLNPYDASMLQGAGHNNPAYGFFGTFEYTNAPGGIVNGITSGIANEDDIDFNLSYKMTGKDADWRWAEQWLPHAAWYMMAVMLNE; encoded by the coding sequence ATGTCTGGACAAGTACTTCGAAAGAGCATACTGGCTCTTTTTTTTCAACTTTCTTTTTTACTACAGGCGCAATCGATCAAGGTACTAACCAATCAGGTTGGTTACGAAGGAAGTAAGGCAAAACGGGCTATTGTCATTGCGGATCAGCAGCTTTCTATTCCCGATTTTCAACTCGTCAATACCGAGACGGGGAAGGTTGCTTATTCGGGAAAAACCGCGTTTAGTGGTCCCGTCAATACGTGGAAAAACTGGCGTTTCTGGACCATTGATTTCTCGCCCTACACCACCGAAGGAAAATATCGAGTGCAGGTTACGGCCTCGGGCAAGCCGATTTCGTCGTACCCGTTTGTGATCGGTAAAAATGTGCTGGAACAGCAGACGCTGTCCGATGTGATTTATTACTTCAAAGGGCAGCGCAGTTCGGGTCTGCTCGACAAAGCCGATCATCACTTAACATTGGCCGGACGACCTGCCGATACGCTCGACGTACACGGCGGTTGGTACGACGCCACCGGCGACTACGGTAAACACCTTTCGCACCTGACGTTCTCATCATACTTCAATCCGCAACAAATCTCGCTGACCGCCTGGAGTTTGTTTAAGACGCACGAGCATCTGTTGAAACGGCCCGGAACCGATTTTCGGCAGTACCTGCGTCGATTGCTGGACGAAGCGATGTACGGGGCTGATTATCTGGTTCGTGTGCAGGCAAAGGACGGCTCGTTTTATCGCTCGGTAAAAGCGCCCGGCCCCGGTAAGCTGGCGAAAGATCGGGTGATTCAGGCGGAAGATAAGGCGTATCGCATCAAGCAAACCAAAGATCAAACGCTGACCAGTGCCGCCGACGAAACCAACTGGCGCAGCTATCAGGTCAGTTATCGGTCGGGTGGGGGCGTGGCTATTGCCGCTTTGGCGATGGCGTCGACCTATGCTAATGATAGGGTCGGTGACTACAGCCCGACGGCTTACCTGAAAGCGGCTGAAAGCGCGTTTGCCTTTCTCGAAAAAAACAACGTAGCGATGACCAACGACGGCAAAGAAAACATCGTTGATGATTATTGCGCGCTGAGTGCCGCTACGGAGTTATACAAGGCTACCAAGAAAGATGTGTATAAACAAGCTGCCGATAAGCGGGCGCAACAACTCGTCAATCGACTCGCTACGTGGAAAAATTACCGGGATTACTGGCGGGCTGATGATCAGGATCGGCCCTTTTTCCACCCCTCAGATGCCGGTTTGCCGTTGGTCAGTCTGCTGTATTATTATCCACTAGCTTCGACCGAGAAACAAAAGGACATCAAAGAAACCGTCAGGCGATCAATGACCTACGAAATGGCTGTAACGAACGAAGTCAACAATCCGTTTGGCTACAGTCGGCAGTTGGTGCAGGACACGCTCGGCAGTCGGCGCACAACATTCTTTTTTCCACACGGTAGCGAAGCCTCGCCCTGGTGGCAGGGTGAAAATGCGCGGCTGGGTTCAATGGCGACGGCCGCTCGTTTGGCCGCTACGCTGTTCACCGACGATAAACCGATGCGGGACCGTCTGGACCGCTTTGCACTTGATCAACTGAACTGGATACTCGGCCTGAATCCCTACGATGCCAGCATGTTGCAAGGTGCTGGACATAACAATCCGGCCTACGGATTCTTTGGGACGTTTGAATACACCAATGCGCCCGGCGGTATTGTCAACGGCATCACGTCGGGGATAGCCAACGAAGACGATATCGATTTCAACCTATCGTATAAAATGACCGGGAAAGACGCCGACTGGCGGTGGGCTGAACAATGGCTTCCTCATGCGGCCTGGTACATGATGGCCGTCATGCTGAACGAGTAA
- a CDS encoding ThuA domain-containing protein has protein sequence MNKRVIARTSLLVLLFVCYGIVTFAQSRKPVFRVVAMTEAGGVHAPFVAAAKEWLKQLADENKFTVDYIENAEPINDAFLAKYQLFIQLNYPPYAWSDAAKAAFQKYITEGKGGWIGFHHATLLGEFDGYPMWPWFSEFMGGIRYKNYIASFAKATVHVEATNHPCMKGVPATFDVQKEEWYTYNKSPRPNVNVLATVDESTYSPDSEIKMGGDHPVVWSNEHMKARNVYIFMGHHPNLFENKAFVTIFRNAVFWGAGK, from the coding sequence ATGAATAAGCGAGTTATTGCGCGCACCAGTTTGCTGGTCCTTCTATTCGTCTGCTATGGGATTGTAACGTTCGCCCAGTCCAGGAAACCGGTGTTTAGGGTGGTTGCTATGACAGAGGCCGGTGGGGTTCATGCGCCTTTTGTGGCTGCTGCCAAGGAATGGTTGAAACAACTGGCTGACGAAAACAAGTTTACGGTCGATTACATCGAAAATGCGGAACCGATTAATGACGCGTTTTTGGCGAAATATCAGTTGTTTATTCAGTTGAATTATCCGCCGTACGCGTGGAGCGATGCGGCAAAAGCGGCCTTTCAGAAATACATCACCGAAGGCAAAGGGGGCTGGATTGGATTTCACCACGCTACCCTGCTGGGCGAATTTGACGGTTACCCGATGTGGCCCTGGTTTTCGGAGTTTATGGGCGGTATCCGGTATAAAAACTACATCGCCAGTTTCGCTAAGGCAACGGTACATGTCGAAGCGACAAACCATCCTTGTATGAAAGGCGTACCCGCAACGTTCGACGTTCAGAAAGAGGAATGGTACACCTACAATAAAAGTCCCCGACCCAATGTCAATGTACTGGCTACGGTTGATGAATCGACGTATTCGCCTGATTCGGAGATCAAAATGGGGGGCGATCACCCGGTTGTCTGGTCCAACGAGCACATGAAAGCTCGCAACGTGTATATTTTCATGGGCCATCACCCCAATCTTTTCGAAAATAAGGCGTTTGTGACGATTTTTCGGAATGCTGTTTTCTGGGGAGCTGGAAAATAA
- a CDS encoding Kelch repeat-containing protein: MNRYLLYCFGLMAVGTSAYAQEWQPVTTQNTCEKRHENAAALVGDSLYALGGRGMKPLEALNLKTMVWKRLPTPPVEMNHFQAINYNGEIYVMGAFEGKYPHETPIPNIYIYSPKQGEWRKGPEIPKERLRGSAGIVVYKDKIYMACGIIDGHYDGHVAWLDEYDPKTNTWKRLADAPRTRDHIAAAVVGDKLYLAGGRNSTARINKVLETTIAEVDVYDFKTGRWETLPATSNIPTQRAGGTAVTQGGKVWVIGGETTQLLAHNEAEVLDPKTNRWTAGPKLKEGRHGTQAVVYKDNIYIIAGSANHGGGPELNTVEVLK, translated from the coding sequence ATGAATCGATATTTGCTCTATTGCTTTGGTCTAATGGCCGTTGGTACGAGTGCCTACGCACAGGAGTGGCAACCGGTTACTACGCAGAATACCTGCGAGAAACGCCACGAGAATGCAGCTGCACTGGTCGGCGACAGCCTGTACGCGTTAGGCGGTCGGGGCATGAAACCACTCGAAGCCCTCAATCTGAAAACGATGGTCTGGAAGCGGCTGCCGACCCCGCCGGTTGAGATGAACCATTTTCAGGCGATCAATTACAACGGTGAAATTTACGTGATGGGTGCGTTTGAAGGAAAATACCCGCATGAAACCCCGATTCCGAATATATACATCTACAGTCCCAAACAGGGCGAATGGCGGAAAGGTCCCGAAATTCCCAAAGAGCGGCTGCGTGGATCGGCGGGTATTGTAGTCTATAAAGACAAGATTTACATGGCCTGTGGCATCATCGATGGCCATTACGATGGTCACGTTGCCTGGCTGGACGAATATGATCCGAAGACAAACACCTGGAAACGACTGGCTGACGCGCCCCGCACGCGCGATCACATTGCCGCAGCGGTCGTCGGGGATAAATTGTACCTGGCCGGTGGACGCAACTCAACCGCGCGTATCAACAAAGTGCTCGAAACGACCATTGCCGAAGTAGACGTGTACGATTTTAAAACGGGCCGTTGGGAAACCCTGCCCGCTACCTCCAACATTCCGACTCAGCGAGCGGGTGGCACGGCAGTAACGCAGGGTGGCAAAGTATGGGTAATCGGTGGCGAAACTACGCAGTTGCTGGCGCACAACGAGGCCGAAGTGCTGGACCCTAAAACAAACCGCTGGACAGCGGGACCGAAGCTAAAGGAAGGTCGTCATGGAACGCAGGCTGTCGTGTACAAAGACAACATTTACATCATTGCCGGTTCCGCCAATCACGGTGGAGGACCAGAGTTAAACACAGTCGAAGTACTGAAATAA
- a CDS encoding AlbA family DNA-binding domain-containing protein has protein sequence MIKNDINNIALDQIPTTETEYFEFKSSNLKNNLDSLANKLGKAVSGFANSGGGYFIIGIDEKTGNVDGGIPIKIGRLPTIDWIDKMIYQLVEPTPLYERKLIFDSKNRGTIDKDCAVLIVYIHESYTGPHMSDGKYYIRAGVHTDPARNFIVEAIRAKRYQSKPKLTHLFRLKPSNEQVLQLGIVALTDASAINISIQIFPLPKRMEGREKDFPIAITLIDRNNPFYFDVSLFADSNEKFGDNITLQIEYYDILSNKYYEERKIGVNNATPPITIGSTPDKKIVQALESIEKAVSKIDTSRKSINKPIVTTSNESLKQAFVNIQRLIPELLSEMRADLVDQPFIREFILFSKHWIYNHDHNNDIFMYYYEDHTYLRNKLRILENYGLVYEITYNKVDRFVLLEPFVEYLNEYNS, from the coding sequence ATGATAAAAAATGATATCAATAATATAGCATTAGATCAGATTCCTACTACCGAGACCGAATACTTTGAATTTAAGTCTAGTAACCTTAAAAATAATCTAGACTCTTTAGCAAATAAACTAGGAAAAGCTGTTTCAGGATTTGCAAATTCTGGTGGCGGCTATTTTATCATTGGTATAGATGAAAAAACAGGTAATGTCGATGGAGGAATACCAATCAAAATTGGACGATTACCAACGATAGACTGGATCGATAAGATGATTTATCAACTTGTAGAGCCCACTCCACTATATGAAAGAAAATTGATTTTTGATTCAAAGAACCGAGGAACTATTGATAAAGACTGCGCAGTCTTGATTGTATACATACATGAGAGTTACACTGGCCCTCATATGTCAGATGGGAAGTACTACATTAGAGCTGGTGTTCATACTGATCCGGCTCGGAATTTTATAGTTGAAGCTATTAGAGCTAAAAGGTATCAATCAAAACCAAAGCTAACTCACCTTTTTCGACTTAAACCAAGTAATGAACAAGTGCTTCAGCTAGGCATTGTAGCTTTAACAGATGCATCAGCAATTAATATAAGCATTCAAATATTTCCTCTACCAAAAAGAATGGAAGGCCGAGAAAAGGATTTCCCAATAGCAATTACTTTGATAGATCGCAACAACCCTTTTTATTTTGATGTCTCTCTATTTGCCGATTCAAATGAAAAATTTGGCGATAATATTACCTTACAGATTGAGTACTATGATATTCTCAGTAACAAATATTACGAGGAGCGTAAAATAGGCGTTAATAATGCAACCCCGCCCATAACCATAGGTAGCACTCCTGACAAAAAAATCGTACAAGCTCTTGAATCGATTGAAAAAGCAGTATCTAAAATAGATACCTCTCGAAAGAGTATTAACAAACCTATCGTTACGACTTCTAACGAAAGTTTAAAGCAAGCCTTTGTAAATATTCAAAGACTTATTCCAGAATTATTGTCAGAGATGAGAGCTGACTTGGTAGATCAACCATTTATACGAGAATTTATTCTATTTAGTAAACATTGGATATATAATCACGATCACAATAATGACATTTTTATGTATTATTATGAAGACCATACTTACTTGCGTAATAAGCTAAGGATACTAGAAAATTACGGTTTAGTTTATGAAATTACCTATAACAAGGTCGATCGGTTTGTTTTATTAGAGCCGTTCGTCGAATATTTAAATGAATATAACTCCTAA
- a CDS encoding catalase, translated as METQNQNGNGHQTNGQSSQDDQTLTTRQGHPISNNQSVRTVGSRGPTTLENYQFIEKITHFDRERIPERVVHARGAGAHGYFEAYGTAGDEPVSKYTRAKLFQQKGKKTPVFVRFSSVIHGGHSPETLRDPRGFAVKFYTEDGNWDLVGNNLKVFFIRDAMKFPDLVHAFKPDPVTNRQDGERIFDFISNTPEAMHMITFLFSPWGIPANYRQMQGSGVNTYKWVNDAGEGVLVKYHWEPKQGIKNLTQEQAEQIQGKNFNHATQDLYDAIERGDFPEWELFVQIMSDDDHPELDFDPLDDTKLWPTDQFPFLPVGRMVLDKNPVNYFAEVEQAAFGTGVLVDGLDFSDDKMLQGRTLSYSDTQRYRVGPNYLQLPINAPKKRVATNQRDGQMTFMVDAAPGQNPHVNYEPSSLGGLKESQKVGPDHTPYVAGNLVRQKLERTNDFKQAGERYRLHEDWERDDLINNLVSTLKPAHKIVQDKMIELFTKCDEDYGRRVAEGLRQGNSEQPVLAETQAEGVRQATEDSQEAQPY; from the coding sequence ATGGAAACACAAAACCAGAACGGTAACGGTCATCAAACAAACGGTCAGTCTTCTCAAGATGACCAGACCTTAACCACTCGCCAGGGGCATCCGATTAGCAATAACCAGAGCGTCCGTACGGTCGGGAGTCGTGGGCCAACCACGCTGGAAAACTATCAGTTCATCGAAAAGATCACTCATTTCGATCGGGAGCGGATTCCAGAGCGTGTCGTACACGCTCGTGGGGCTGGCGCGCATGGCTATTTTGAAGCCTACGGTACAGCCGGTGACGAACCCGTTTCTAAATACACCCGGGCAAAACTGTTCCAGCAGAAGGGCAAGAAAACACCCGTTTTCGTACGGTTCTCGTCGGTTATTCACGGTGGTCACTCGCCCGAAACCCTGCGTGATCCACGCGGCTTTGCGGTGAAATTCTACACAGAAGACGGCAACTGGGATTTGGTGGGCAACAACCTGAAAGTGTTCTTTATCCGCGATGCGATGAAGTTCCCGGATCTTGTTCATGCTTTTAAGCCCGATCCAGTAACGAACCGGCAGGATGGTGAGCGTATTTTTGATTTTATCAGCAATACGCCGGAAGCAATGCACATGATTACGTTCCTGTTTTCGCCTTGGGGTATACCGGCCAACTACCGGCAGATGCAGGGATCGGGGGTAAATACCTACAAGTGGGTGAACGATGCGGGCGAAGGCGTCCTGGTGAAATACCATTGGGAGCCAAAGCAAGGCATCAAAAACCTAACGCAGGAGCAAGCCGAGCAGATTCAGGGTAAGAACTTTAACCACGCGACTCAGGATCTTTACGATGCTATCGAGCGGGGCGACTTCCCAGAGTGGGAATTGTTTGTTCAGATTATGAGCGACGACGATCATCCGGAACTTGATTTTGATCCGCTGGATGACACCAAGCTGTGGCCAACCGATCAATTTCCCTTCCTGCCCGTTGGCCGGATGGTGCTGGATAAAAACCCCGTCAACTATTTTGCGGAAGTAGAACAAGCGGCCTTCGGAACGGGCGTTCTGGTGGATGGCCTTGACTTCTCGGACGACAAGATGCTTCAGGGACGTACCTTATCGTATTCCGATACGCAACGGTACCGGGTTGGTCCTAACTACCTACAACTGCCTATTAACGCGCCGAAGAAACGGGTTGCCACTAATCAGCGTGACGGTCAGATGACGTTCATGGTCGATGCTGCTCCGGGTCAAAACCCGCACGTGAACTACGAGCCATCATCATTAGGTGGTTTGAAGGAATCGCAGAAAGTTGGCCCAGACCATACCCCGTACGTGGCGGGTAATCTGGTCCGGCAGAAACTGGAACGGACGAACGACTTCAAGCAAGCGGGCGAACGTTACCGGTTGCACGAAGACTGGGAGCGCGACGACCTGATTAATAACCTGGTGAGCACCCTGAAACCGGCGCATAAGATTGTACAGGACAAGATGATCGAGTTGTTCACAAAATGTGATGAAGATTACGGTCGCCGGGTTGCCGAAGGTCTACGGCAAGGTAACAGCGAACAACCCGTTTTGGCAGAGACCCAAGCCGAAGGGGTACGTCAGGCTACCGAAGATTCACAGGAAGCGCAGCCTTATTAA
- a CDS encoding type I glyceraldehyde-3-phosphate dehydrogenase produces the protein MNKIALFGFGRIGRTVLRVALRDNLFTPVAIADIKDEPTLAALFSVDTNYGRWPEPVSGTEGHLKIGDQDIPYYNSAKEIPDWGSLGVDLVIDCTGRATVRSIAQAHIDRGAKRVLVSAASKSLDDCDAVLLKGINLDTFDPEKHKIISMASCTTNALAAVVKVIKDNFGIKSGLFSTVHAYTNTQSLTDQPMKDRRDSWAAAENVIPSSSGAAKALKFIWPDLQITGKAYRVPVRTGSIAELNLLTEKECTVEEVNEAFRKAAKEEPLKGVMDVLEGEWASNRIVADPHTSIVDLPLTAKQGDLLSVAAWYDNEWGYATRLAEVAAHLASK, from the coding sequence ATGAACAAAATAGCTTTATTCGGCTTCGGTCGAATTGGTCGCACGGTTCTTCGGGTTGCTCTCCGCGACAACCTCTTCACACCAGTCGCTATCGCCGACATCAAAGACGAGCCTACGTTGGCTGCCCTTTTCTCGGTAGACACCAACTATGGTCGCTGGCCTGAGCCGGTCAGTGGCACGGAAGGTCATCTTAAGATCGGTGATCAGGATATTCCTTATTACAACTCCGCTAAAGAAATTCCCGACTGGGGCTCGTTAGGCGTTGATCTGGTGATCGACTGCACAGGCCGGGCTACGGTTCGTTCGATAGCACAGGCGCACATTGACCGGGGTGCAAAACGCGTGTTGGTTAGTGCTGCCAGCAAATCGCTGGACGACTGCGACGCCGTACTATTGAAAGGAATCAACCTGGATACGTTTGATCCAGAGAAGCATAAAATTATCAGCATGGCCAGCTGTACGACCAATGCGTTGGCGGCTGTTGTGAAAGTGATCAAAGATAACTTCGGCATCAAATCGGGACTGTTCTCGACGGTACACGCGTACACAAATACGCAATCACTGACCGACCAGCCGATGAAAGACCGTCGTGATTCGTGGGCCGCTGCCGAAAATGTGATTCCATCGTCGTCGGGTGCGGCTAAGGCACTGAAGTTTATCTGGCCGGACCTGCAAATTACGGGTAAAGCGTACCGCGTGCCGGTGCGGACGGGCAGTATTGCCGAACTGAACCTGTTGACCGAAAAAGAGTGTACGGTCGAAGAAGTAAACGAAGCCTTCCGGAAAGCGGCTAAGGAGGAACCTTTAAAAGGTGTTATGGACGTGCTGGAAGGCGAGTGGGCTTCTAATCGCATCGTTGCTGACCCGCACACCTCAATTGTCGATTTGCCGCTGACTGCCAAGCAGGGTGACTTGCTGTCGGTTGCGGCCTGGTACGATAACGAGTGGGGCTATGCAACCCGTTTAGCCGAAGTTGCCGCCCATCTGGCGTCTAAATAA
- a CDS encoding 3-keto-disaccharide hydrolase: MNRLVHLLVSLSLLFVVSSAMAQSSPDKQEWVQLFNGKDLRDWDIKIADQPLNDNYKNTFRVENGMLRIAYDQYKTFDGKYGHLYYKTPFSYYIVRFTYRFVGNQIPGGDSWNVRNSGVMVHSQSAASLSISQTFPVSLELQLLGGLDKGERHTANLCTPGTQVSMEGKPRGEHCIDSDSKTYNGDQWVTASAIVLGDSIVHHLVGRDTVLTYEKPQVGGGFVSQDHDWKAGHFSQEAAMYWMNRANTPLGTGYIALQAESHPIDFKTVEVLNLKGCTDPKALNYKLYFIKSDNTLCKYKGK; the protein is encoded by the coding sequence ATGAATCGATTAGTACACTTATTGGTTAGTCTCTCTCTTTTGTTCGTCGTTTCATCCGCTATGGCTCAGTCAAGCCCTGACAAACAGGAATGGGTTCAGCTATTCAACGGCAAAGACCTGCGGGATTGGGACATAAAAATCGCGGATCAACCCCTGAACGATAATTACAAAAACACATTCCGGGTCGAAAACGGCATGTTGCGGATCGCATATGATCAATACAAAACGTTTGATGGGAAGTATGGGCACCTGTATTATAAAACGCCGTTCTCGTACTACATCGTCCGGTTCACCTATCGTTTCGTCGGCAATCAGATCCCCGGTGGCGATTCATGGAACGTGCGCAACAGTGGCGTGATGGTGCATTCGCAGTCAGCTGCGAGTTTATCAATTAGTCAGACCTTCCCGGTGTCGCTGGAGCTACAATTATTAGGTGGACTGGACAAAGGAGAGCGGCATACCGCCAATCTTTGCACCCCCGGTACCCAGGTGTCGATGGAGGGTAAGCCCAGGGGGGAACACTGTATTGACTCTGATTCTAAGACGTACAACGGCGATCAGTGGGTGACTGCTTCGGCCATTGTGCTGGGCGATTCCATCGTGCATCACCTCGTAGGTCGGGATACGGTGTTAACGTACGAAAAACCGCAGGTTGGCGGAGGGTTTGTGAGCCAGGATCACGACTGGAAAGCGGGCCATTTCAGTCAGGAGGCCGCTATGTACTGGATGAACCGGGCAAACACACCGCTGGGAACAGGTTATATTGCCTTGCAGGCCGAAAGCCATCCCATTGATTTTAAAACCGTCGAGGTACTAAATTTGAAAGGATGTACTGATCCTAAAGCGCTTAACTACAAATTGTATTTTATAAAATCCGACAATACGTTGTGTAAATACAAAGGCAAGTAA
- a CDS encoding endonuclease/exonuclease/phosphatase family protein yields the protein MIAPTSSKISRHKVASSFFHARRVGRWLAFLSISLFACSLIGRVFGRYYFLELFSHFAVQYQWLSYGFLGLWAIYGLVYRKMATLFLPGLSVALLVSTIYINETPWVVGDYDTPIPAPTGDVRVFHANVLYAREEYVTTVAMLHQYRSDLFVLQEMTPATIRLVTDKVKNEFPYWFACYSKGGVWTLVGSRTPFQVDQALARRLRIISLTTQVRGRKVTLLTVHPRTPLVPTWFRERNKQLAYAARKARTNATPTVLIGDFNISIFSPIYDEIFQPTDASSNRTTSNGQLTAARRVKTQPTWPSFFPLIKIPIDHAFVNNGFTPLLFRTIDQSGSDHRAVVVDLKIR from the coding sequence ATGATTGCCCCCACATCGTCAAAAATTTCCCGGCATAAGGTTGCTTCTTCTTTCTTCCACGCACGACGGGTTGGTCGCTGGCTGGCTTTTTTATCCATTTCTCTCTTCGCGTGTTCGCTAATAGGGCGCGTTTTCGGGCGCTACTATTTTCTGGAATTGTTCAGTCACTTCGCTGTTCAATATCAGTGGCTATCGTATGGCTTTTTGGGCTTGTGGGCAATCTACGGGCTTGTTTACCGAAAAATGGCCACGCTGTTCCTGCCGGGTCTGTCCGTCGCGTTACTGGTCAGTACAATTTACATCAACGAAACGCCTTGGGTGGTGGGTGATTACGATACGCCTATTCCAGCCCCTACCGGCGATGTCCGCGTATTTCACGCCAACGTTCTGTACGCGCGGGAGGAGTATGTAACAACGGTCGCTATGCTACACCAGTACCGCTCCGATCTGTTTGTGTTGCAGGAAATGACACCCGCTACCATTCGTCTGGTAACGGATAAGGTAAAAAATGAATTTCCGTACTGGTTTGCCTGCTATTCGAAAGGCGGAGTCTGGACGCTGGTGGGAAGCCGAACCCCGTTCCAGGTTGATCAGGCGTTGGCTCGTCGGCTTCGCATCATTTCGCTGACGACGCAGGTACGCGGTCGGAAGGTTACGTTGTTGACCGTTCATCCACGTACACCGCTCGTTCCGACCTGGTTTCGCGAACGGAATAAGCAGTTAGCGTATGCCGCACGTAAAGCGCGAACCAATGCCACACCAACGGTTTTGATCGGTGACTTCAACATCAGTATTTTCTCGCCGATTTACGACGAAATATTCCAACCAACCGACGCATCGTCAAACCGTACCACCAGCAACGGTCAGCTAACCGCAGCCCGGCGTGTCAAGACGCAACCGACCTGGCCGAGCTTTTTTCCGCTCATCAAGATTCCCATCGATCACGCCTTTGTCAACAATGGATTCACGCCATTGCTGTTCCGAACCATTGACCAGTCCGGTTCGGACCATCGCGCCGTTGTCGTTGATTTGAAAATCAGATAG
- a CDS encoding 2,3-bisphosphoglycerate-dependent phosphoglycerate mutase: MALFVIVRHGQSQWNLENRFTGSVDTPLTELGRHEAREAGTLLKADHFDRGFTSVLQRAIETMDIILHEIGQTDIPIERSAALNERMYGDLQGMNKHEAEERFGAEQVFRWRRGYADQPPNGESLSDTYNRVVPYFESTILPCLQAEKNVLVAAHGNSLRALLMRLEAISPESIEKVELATGIPRQYTFDPATGAFVLRPK, encoded by the coding sequence ATGGCTTTATTCGTCATCGTCCGACACGGACAATCGCAATGGAACCTCGAAAATCGGTTTACCGGTAGCGTAGATACTCCCCTAACCGAGTTGGGTCGTCATGAAGCCCGCGAAGCCGGAACCCTGCTTAAAGCAGACCACTTCGATAGAGGGTTTACCTCCGTTCTGCAACGGGCCATTGAAACGATGGACATTATCCTGCACGAGATCGGCCAGACAGACATCCCCATCGAACGCAGCGCGGCCCTCAATGAACGCATGTACGGTGATTTGCAGGGCATGAACAAGCATGAAGCAGAAGAACGGTTTGGAGCAGAGCAGGTGTTTCGATGGCGACGCGGCTATGCCGACCAACCACCCAACGGCGAGAGCTTATCCGATACCTACAACCGCGTCGTTCCTTATTTCGAGTCTACAATTTTGCCGTGTCTTCAAGCTGAAAAGAATGTGTTGGTTGCGGCCCACGGCAATAGTTTACGCGCACTGCTGATGAGGCTGGAAGCGATCAGCCCCGAATCGATCGAGAAAGTCGAGTTGGCTACGGGTATTCCACGGCAGTATACTTTCGACCCAGCAACGGGCGCGTTCGTGTTACGACCAAAATAA